One genomic region from Salvia hispanica cultivar TCC Black 2014 chromosome 2, UniMelb_Shisp_WGS_1.0, whole genome shotgun sequence encodes:
- the LOC125206772 gene encoding uncharacterized protein LOC125206772: protein MGNYASCAFVAPKLRSPKSARVILPSGEVRQFRNPVKAADLMLEAPNFFLVNSKSLAINRRFSPLAADEDLEFGNLYVMFPIRRSSSVVTAADVAVFLMAASSAPKRIAGGRISPEAEAEAIETASSSGLDLEAVAPGYQYRLSVCRSKRPGLDTILEEPVF from the coding sequence ATGGGGAATTACGCCTCCTGCGCCTTCGTCGCTCCCAAGCTCAGGAGTCCTAAATCGGCGAGGGTCATCCTCCCCAGCGGCGAGGTCCGCCAGTTCCGCAATCCGGTCAAGGCGGCGGACCTCATGCTCGAGGCGCCTAATTTCTTCCTCGTCAACTCCAAATCCCTAGCCATCAACCGGCGATTCTCGCCGCTCGCCGCCGACGAGGATCTCGAGTTCGGGAACCTCTACGTCATGTTTCCGATCAGGCGATCGAGCTCCGTCGTCACCGCCGCAGACGTCGCCGTGTTCCTGATGGCGGCCAGCTCGGCGCCGAAGCGGATCGCCGGTGGCAGGATATCTCcagaggcggaggcggaggcaATTGAAACGGCGTCGTCGAGTGGATTGGATTTGGAGGCGGTTGCGCCGGGGTATCAGTATAGGCTATCGGTTTGCCGATCGAAGCGCCCGGGATTGGATACGATTCTAGAAGAGCctgtattttaa
- the LOC125204156 gene encoding GDSL esterase/lipase 6 isoform X2 — METRLLLVSVILFLLAASAIGSKIPAIFIFGDSLLDAGNNPYIPNCTVQADFPPYGSSFFGRPTGRFTNGRTVADFISEYLGIPLQKPYMEVMNGTEKKFPANGINFASAGSGVLPSTNTISGVTAIQVQLQQFKSLVQKNQIDRKVVKDSLFLIESGSNDIFSYFDPSTSTPEAYIQTMLGQIHNFVDNIVSLGARCVALFGLGPVGCAPARSNLPGAPLGKCYDKLNKMVMKYNMGLQNLVNVLPRTHPGTIAVFGRVYETIQTYRAHPTRYGFVDVENACCGSGKLGGQVQCGKVGYKLCKNPNEYLFWDYFHPSERTCELISKALWAGGPTSIMPFNLKRLANMPVA; from the exons ATGGAGACACGGTTGCTGCTCGTCTCCGTCATTCTATTTCTTCTAGCAGCTTCCGCCATCGGATCTAAAATTCCGgcaattttcatatttggggACTCGCTCTTGGACGCCGGAAACAACCCCTACATCCCAAATTGCACCGTTCAGGCGGATTTCCCGCCCTATGGATCCAGCTTCTTCGGCCGCCCCACCGGAAGATTCACCAACGGCAGAACCGTCGCCGACTTCATCT CTGAGTATTTAGGCATTCCACTGCAAAAGCCATACATGGAGGTGATGAACGGAACGGAAAAGAAATTTCCGGCCAACGGAATCAATTTCGCCAGCGCCGGCAGCGGAGTTCTTCCGTCCACCAATACAATTTCT GGAGTGACAGCAATCCAAGTCCAATTGCAACAATTCAAATCACTAgtccaaaaaaatcaaatagacAGAAAAGTCGTAAAAGATTCCTTGTTCTTGATAGAATCAG GATCGAACGACATATTCAGCTACTTTGATCCATCAACCTCAACACCCGAGGCCTATATACAAACCATGCTCGGACAAATCCACAACTTCGTCGATAACATCGTTAGCCTAGGGGCCCGCTGTGTCGCCTTGTTCGGACTAGGCCCGGTCGGCTGCGCCCCGGCTAGGTCCAATCTGCCCGGTGCCCCCCTCGGAAAATGCTACGACAAGTTGAATAAAATGGTCATGAAATACAACATGGGGTTGCAGAATTTGGTGAACGTTTTGCCTCGCACCCATCCCGGCACCATCGCTGTTTTTGGACGTGTTTATGAAACTATCCAAACCTATCGAGCACATCCTACGCGTTATG GGTTTGTGGATGTGGAGAACGCTTGTTGTGGATCTGGGAAACTAGGAGGACAGGTGCAATGCGGGAAGGTGGGCTACAAATTGTGTAAGAATCCAAATGAATACTTGTTTTGGGATTACTTTCATCCATCGGAACGGACTTGTGAGCTCATTAGCAAGGCCTTGTGGGCGGGCGGCCCGACTTCTATTATGCCCTTCAATCTCAAGCGGCTTGCCAATATGCCTGTCGCCTAA
- the LOC125204156 gene encoding GDSL esterase/lipase 6 isoform X1: METRLLLVSVILFLLAASAIGSKIPAIFIFGDSLLDAGNNPYIPNCTVQADFPPYGSSFFGRPTGRFTNGRTVADFISEYLGIPLQKPYMEVMNGTEKKFPANGINFASAGSGVLPSTNTISGVTAIQVQLQQFKSLVQKNQIDRKVVKDSLFLIESGSNDIFSYFDPSTSTPEAYIQTMLGQIHNFVDNIVSLGARRVALFGLGPVGCAPARSNLPGAPLGKCYDKLNKMVMKYNMGLQNLVNVLPRTHPGTIAVFGRVYETIQTYRAHPTRYGFVDVENACCGSGKLGGQVQCGKVGYKLCKNPNEYLFWDYFHPSERTCELISKALWAGGPTSIMPFNLKRLANMPVA; encoded by the exons ATGGAGACACGGTTGCTGCTCGTCTCCGTCATTCTATTTCTTCTAGCAGCTTCCGCCATCGGATCTAAAATTCCGgcaattttcatatttggggACTCGCTCTTGGACGCCGGAAACAACCCCTACATCCCAAATTGCACCGTTCAGGCGGATTTCCCGCCCTATGGATCCAGCTTCTTCGGCCGCCCCACCGGAAGATTCACCAACGGCAGAACCGTCGCCGACTTCATCT CTGAGTATTTAGGCATTCCACTGCAAAAGCCATACATGGAGGTGATGAACGGAACGGAAAAGAAATTTCCGGCCAACGGAATCAATTTCGCCAGCGCCGGCAGCGGAGTTCTTCCGTCCACCAATACAATTTCT GGAGTGACAGCAATCCAAGTCCAATTGCAACAATTCAAATCACTAgtccaaaaaaatcaaatagacAGAAAAGTCGTAAAAGATTCCTTGTTCTTGATAGAATCAGGATCGAACGACATATTCAGCTACTTTGATCCATCAACCTCAACACCCGAGGCCTATATACAAACCATGCTCGGACAAATCCACAACTTCGTCGATAACATCGTTAGCCTAGGGGCCCGCCGTGTCGCCTTGTTCGGACTAGGCCCGGTCGGCTGCGCCCCGGCTAGGTCCAATCTGCCCGGTGCCCCCCTCGGAAAATGCTACGACAAGTTGAATAAAATGGTCATGAAATACAACATGGGGTTGCAGAATTTGGTGAACGTTTTGCCTCGCACCCATCCCGGCACCATCGCTGTTTTTGGACGTGTTTATGAAACTATCCAAACCTATCGAGCACATCCTACGCGTTATG GGTTTGTGGATGTGGAGAACGCTTGTTGTGGATCTGGGAAACTAGGAGGACAGGTGCAATGCGGGAAGGTGGGCTACAAATTGTGTAAGAATCCAAATGAATACTTGTTTTGGGATTACTTTCATCCATCGGAACGGACTTGTGAGCTCATTAGCAAGGCCTTGTGGGCGGGCGGCCCGACTTCTATTATGCCCTTCAATCTCAAGCGGCTTGCCAATATGCCTGTCGCCTAA